Proteins co-encoded in one Listeria ivanovii subsp. ivanovii genomic window:
- the rsgA gene encoding ribosome small subunit-dependent GTPase A yields the protein MVLEKYGFISFFKEQTIANESNYGRVTAVFRDSYRVITEQGEFLAKLKRGNFYELSSSALPAVGDFVELSIDLTQTAQIISVLQRKTVFSRMNKDSEEQLIAANFDYALIVMSLNHDFNLNRLERYLTVVWDSGASPVIILTKADLVTDLTTYTDQLETVAYGVPTYYVDNLSHKGFEVLERDLKPHSTLVLLGSSGVGKSSFINALAGETLMKTAGIREDDSKGKHTTTHREMHLLENGWIVIDTPGMREFGIGLNQSGFDITFSDVEELAEHCRFHDCSHTQEPGCAVQEALADGTLSMQHYENWLKLQKELAYHARKNSPALARQERDRWKTIQKTIRTQYKKRPKNK from the coding sequence TTGGTATTAGAAAAATATGGTTTCATAAGTTTTTTTAAAGAACAAACGATAGCAAATGAGTCAAACTATGGGAGGGTTACTGCTGTTTTTAGAGATTCTTACCGAGTTATAACAGAACAAGGAGAATTTTTGGCTAAATTAAAACGTGGGAATTTCTACGAGTTATCGTCTTCTGCCCTTCCTGCTGTTGGTGATTTTGTTGAGTTGAGTATTGACTTAACGCAAACTGCTCAAATTATTTCTGTTCTACAACGGAAAACGGTTTTTTCTCGAATGAATAAAGATTCTGAGGAACAATTAATTGCGGCAAACTTTGATTATGCGCTAATTGTAATGAGTTTAAATCATGATTTTAATTTGAATCGCTTAGAACGTTATTTGACTGTTGTATGGGATAGTGGCGCTTCTCCTGTTATCATTTTAACAAAGGCGGACTTAGTTACAGACTTAACTACGTATACAGACCAGCTAGAAACAGTTGCTTATGGCGTCCCAACTTATTATGTGGATAATTTATCACATAAAGGTTTTGAAGTATTAGAACGCGATTTGAAGCCCCATAGCACGCTCGTCTTACTTGGCTCTTCTGGCGTTGGAAAGTCTTCTTTTATCAATGCACTGGCTGGCGAAACTTTGATGAAAACTGCTGGTATTCGAGAAGATGATAGTAAAGGAAAGCATACTACTACACATCGGGAAATGCATTTACTGGAAAACGGGTGGATTGTGATTGATACGCCGGGCATGCGAGAATTTGGAATTGGGCTAAATCAGTCCGGGTTTGATATCACTTTTTCCGATGTGGAAGAACTTGCTGAACATTGTCGCTTTCACGATTGTTCACATACACAGGAACCTGGTTGTGCTGTTCAAGAAGCATTAGCAGATGGTACCCTTTCCATGCAACATTATGAAAACTGGCTTAAATTACAGAAAGAGCTAGCTTATCATGCTAGAAAAAATAGTCCAGCATTAGCAAGGCAAGAACGGGATCGTTGGAAAACTATTCAAAAAACAATTAGGACACAATATAAAAAGCGACCAAAAAACAAATAA
- a CDS encoding endolytic transglycosylase MltG produces MKKNLRMLALGFLVSAVVLLVYDQFFSTPTKADETNAAPTKDVSEDNSDTWKTKYEKLLAQQEVDKAADDEAKKAAKKKAEEAKKVKSYTLTISKGDPSSKAGDELQANGIIKSSSEFDKYLKDNNYEKYIRDGKYNLKSDMSYETIAKILAHKN; encoded by the coding sequence GTGAAGAAAAACTTACGGATGTTGGCATTAGGTTTTTTAGTATCTGCCGTTGTCTTACTGGTTTATGATCAGTTTTTCTCGACTCCAACCAAAGCAGATGAAACAAATGCCGCGCCAACTAAAGACGTTTCTGAAGATAACTCAGACACATGGAAAACGAAATATGAAAAATTATTAGCTCAACAAGAAGTCGATAAAGCAGCTGATGACGAAGCTAAAAAAGCGGCCAAAAAGAAAGCGGAAGAAGCTAAGAAAGTAAAAAGTTATACTTTGACAATTTCTAAAGGAGACCCTTCCTCAAAAGCCGGCGATGAATTACAAGCCAATGGGATAATTAAGAGTTCTTCTGAGTTTGATAAATACTTAAAAGACAATAATTATGAAAAATATATTCGTGATGGTAAATATAACTTAAAGAGTGATATGAGTTACGAAACTATCGCAAAAATCCTAGCACATAAAAATTAA
- the rpmG gene encoding 50S ribosomal protein L33, with amino-acid sequence MRVNITLECTECGDRNYITTKNKRENPERIELKKYCPRLRRVTLHRETK; translated from the coding sequence ATGCGCGTTAATATTACTTTAGAATGCACTGAATGCGGTGATCGTAATTATATCACTACTAAAAATAAGCGTGAAAATCCGGAACGTATTGAATTAAAAAAATATTGTCCAAGATTACGCCGTGTAACTTTACACCGCGAAACTAAGTAA
- a CDS encoding 5-formyltetrahydrofolate cyclo-ligase: MEDKRLIREKVLRNLNDIDKVEHRERSIKLAEKLFELPEWKMANVIGLTLARHPEIETETIMLQAKKDGKTVLIPKTYYPSRNMEFKQMDSVHPLVKSKFGILEPNELTETVAKDKIDLLLVPGVAFNKAQFRIGFGGGFYDRFLMDFKGDTISLCFYEQKQEFSQESHDKPVSILIEG; encoded by the coding sequence ATGGAAGACAAACGCCTAATCAGGGAAAAAGTTTTACGCAACCTAAACGATATAGATAAAGTAGAGCACCGCGAACGATCTATCAAACTTGCAGAAAAACTGTTTGAATTGCCAGAATGGAAAATGGCAAATGTTATCGGTCTAACTTTAGCAAGGCACCCAGAAATTGAAACAGAAACAATTATGTTACAAGCAAAAAAAGATGGGAAAACAGTATTAATTCCAAAAACATACTATCCAAGTAGAAACATGGAATTTAAACAGATGGATTCCGTGCATCCCCTTGTAAAATCTAAGTTCGGTATTTTAGAACCAAACGAGCTGACTGAAACAGTAGCAAAAGATAAAATTGATTTGTTACTTGTTCCAGGTGTTGCTTTTAACAAGGCGCAATTCCGAATTGGTTTTGGCGGAGGATTTTATGATCGCTTCCTAATGGATTTCAAAGGCGATACTATTTCCTTGTGTTTTTATGAACAAAAGCAAGAATTCTCGCAAGAAAGCCATGATAAACCAGTTTCTATCCTGATTGAAGGATAA
- a CDS encoding rhomboid family intramembrane serine protease: protein MSFQEQYVFWRLTNYFLGIEKYRLIHLHEEKQELWLENTSQKKRPVIRIQMKELSWANVVERDVTHTMHVSENLRKQMGRLKLPLINIYITPFEPMGDISPYFGKPITSPNEKVKIENILLANEQMKEQLNTFIKSLELPEDAFILPDEITKEMVTKEREQVITYITTKVNEEQKVARNSKPTVTYAFIGLLIAAFLWVTFQGGTTDSFNLIKWGGKFNPLIYAGEWWRFITPIFLHSGLIHLASNAVMLYIVGAWAERIYGKWRYVLILILGGICGNIASFALNMNLSVGASTAVFAVMGALLYLVVLKPNVYAKTIGVSIASLVAVNLLLDVFSSQIDIAGHIGGLAGGFLLAGALSLPNQFFHWRRLAYGISLVGITILFLYFGFQKGTQQYDPAQANYAVQKYLQDDNKSEATKISANLIESGSADAYSYTYAASIALQDKQVDTAEEMAKEAINIDKDLPEPHYYLSVCYQIKGDKQNAIKEADIAKQLSNDPFFDSYYDKLTETKE, encoded by the coding sequence TTGAGCTTCCAAGAACAATATGTCTTTTGGCGCCTAACCAACTATTTCTTGGGTATTGAAAAATACCGTTTAATCCATCTTCACGAAGAGAAACAAGAACTTTGGTTAGAAAATACAAGTCAGAAAAAAAGACCAGTCATCCGTATTCAAATGAAAGAATTAAGTTGGGCTAATGTAGTAGAGCGTGACGTTACCCATACTATGCACGTCTCTGAGAATCTTCGGAAGCAGATGGGGCGCCTTAAGTTGCCGCTTATTAATATTTATATAACTCCATTTGAACCAATGGGTGATATTTCACCTTATTTTGGAAAGCCAATTACTTCTCCAAATGAAAAAGTGAAAATAGAGAATATTTTACTGGCAAATGAACAAATGAAAGAACAGCTAAACACTTTTATTAAATCTTTGGAATTACCGGAAGACGCTTTTATTCTTCCAGATGAAATAACAAAAGAAATGGTAACAAAAGAACGTGAACAAGTAATTACGTATATTACTACAAAAGTAAATGAAGAACAAAAAGTTGCTAGAAATTCAAAACCAACTGTAACTTATGCATTTATCGGATTATTAATTGCCGCTTTTCTATGGGTTACTTTCCAAGGTGGAACGACTGATTCCTTTAATTTAATTAAATGGGGTGGAAAGTTCAATCCACTTATCTATGCTGGTGAATGGTGGCGCTTTATTACACCAATTTTTCTTCATAGTGGTTTAATTCATTTAGCTTCCAATGCAGTGATGCTTTATATCGTAGGTGCTTGGGCAGAACGTATTTATGGAAAATGGCGTTATGTGCTTATACTAATTTTAGGTGGTATTTGTGGTAATATAGCCAGTTTCGCTTTAAATATGAATTTATCTGTTGGTGCCAGTACAGCGGTATTTGCCGTAATGGGAGCACTGTTGTATTTAGTTGTATTAAAACCAAATGTTTATGCAAAAACAATCGGTGTTAGCATTGCTTCGCTTGTAGCAGTGAACTTATTGCTGGATGTATTTTCTTCTCAAATCGATATTGCCGGGCATATTGGTGGATTAGCTGGCGGATTTTTGCTGGCAGGCGCCTTATCACTCCCGAATCAATTCTTCCATTGGCGTCGTCTTGCGTATGGTATATCGCTTGTTGGAATTACTATTTTATTTCTTTACTTTGGTTTTCAAAAAGGAACGCAGCAATATGATCCGGCACAAGCCAACTATGCTGTACAAAAATATTTACAAGATGACAACAAAAGCGAAGCAACTAAGATTTCTGCTAATTTGATTGAAAGTGGAAGTGCAGATGCTTATTCATATACGTATGCGGCATCTATTGCATTACAAGATAAACAAGTAGATACAGCAGAGGAAATGGCGAAAGAAGCAATCAATATTGATAAAGACTTACCAGAACCACATTATTATTTATCAGTTTGTTATCAAATAAAAGGCGATAAACAAAATGCAATAAAAGAAGCAGATATTGCTAAACAACTTTCTAACGACCCATTTTTCGATTCTTATTACGATAAGTTAACAGAAACAAAAGAATAA
- a CDS encoding YqgQ family protein: protein MKTVYDVAQLLRKHGIIVYLGKRQYDIEMMEYEITELFKHNILDREVFASARSILKQELIKEQRKNSSLN from the coding sequence ATGAAAACAGTATATGATGTTGCTCAATTGTTAAGAAAGCATGGCATTATCGTGTATTTAGGAAAGCGACAATATGACATTGAAATGATGGAATATGAGATAACGGAACTTTTCAAACATAATATTCTAGATAGAGAAGTTTTTGCTAGTGCGAGAAGCATTTTAAAACAAGAGTTAATTAAGGAACAACGAAAAAATAGTAGTTTAAACTAA
- a CDS encoding ROK family glucokinase, whose protein sequence is MNKKLIGVDLGGTTAKLAILTKDGEIEEKWTIDTNIDDNGSHIVKDIGDSINQKLTDLQLDNDIFYGIGMGTPGTVNYETGTVKGAYNLNWAEEQNVSEDLEKITGLKITLDNDANVAALGERWKGAGEGGANVVFVTLGTGVGGGIFAEGKILHGVRGAAGEIGHVTVVPENGYDCTCGKKGCLETVASATGIVRVAKDLAKEFTGESKLKEAIKNEENITSKLIFELGAEGDELAKKTIDKISFYLALALSHIGNMLNPEKIIIGGGVSAAGDQLLTPVRNYFETMVFPAVKESTKLSIATKGNDAGVIGAAWLAIPIED, encoded by the coding sequence ATGAACAAAAAATTAATTGGTGTAGATTTAGGCGGCACAACAGCAAAATTAGCAATCTTAACAAAAGATGGCGAAATCGAAGAAAAATGGACAATTGATACAAATATTGATGATAATGGTTCGCATATCGTAAAAGACATTGGTGACTCAATCAATCAAAAATTGACAGATTTACAACTAGATAATGATATCTTTTATGGGATCGGAATGGGGACTCCTGGTACTGTTAACTACGAAACTGGAACTGTAAAAGGTGCTTATAATTTAAACTGGGCAGAAGAACAAAATGTGAGTGAAGACTTAGAAAAAATTACTGGATTAAAAATCACTTTAGACAATGATGCAAATGTTGCAGCTCTTGGTGAACGCTGGAAAGGCGCTGGAGAAGGTGGTGCAAATGTTGTATTTGTAACGCTTGGAACTGGTGTTGGCGGTGGAATCTTTGCAGAAGGAAAAATATTGCATGGTGTTCGAGGTGCAGCTGGTGAAATTGGCCATGTGACTGTAGTTCCAGAAAACGGCTATGACTGCACTTGTGGTAAGAAAGGCTGTTTGGAAACAGTGGCCTCAGCGACAGGAATCGTTCGAGTTGCAAAAGATTTAGCGAAAGAATTTACTGGTGAATCAAAACTTAAAGAAGCAATCAAAAATGAAGAAAACATTACTTCTAAATTGATTTTCGAATTAGGTGCTGAAGGAGACGAGTTAGCTAAAAAAACAATTGATAAAATTTCTTTCTATTTAGCTCTTGCGCTCAGCCATATTGGCAACATGTTAAATCCAGAAAAGATTATTATTGGTGGCGGAGTTTCAGCGGCAGGAGATCAGTTACTTACCCCTGTTAGAAATTATTTTGAAACAATGGTATTCCCAGCAGTGAAAGAATCAACCAAATTATCTATTGCGACAAAAGGGAATGACGCAGGGGTAATTGGAGCTGCTTGGTTAGCAATACCAATTGAAGATTAA
- the comGF gene encoding competence type IV pilus minor pilin ComGF, whose product MQKINGQKNVYYKDGSPAFTLLETILSITIILSISSLIPLFFQCYHKTIELSNLDQTTEWQLFLIQMRLEWGKASNVKVEKEQLSFQVENKKITYTKFSNLLRRQVDGKGHEPLLTQIKEWQFIKNNNQLILEVIFSDSTFYTSHFPLPKTKEQP is encoded by the coding sequence GTGCAAAAAATAAACGGACAGAAAAATGTATATTATAAAGATGGTTCTCCAGCATTTACACTTCTTGAGACTATCCTCTCTATTACAATTATTTTAAGCATTAGCTCGCTTATACCACTATTTTTTCAATGTTATCACAAAACTATCGAACTTAGTAATTTAGATCAAACGACTGAATGGCAACTTTTTTTAATACAGATGCGATTAGAGTGGGGAAAAGCAAGCAATGTTAAAGTAGAAAAAGAGCAGCTATCTTTTCAAGTAGAAAATAAAAAAATCACTTATACAAAATTTAGTAACTTACTAAGACGACAAGTTGATGGCAAAGGACATGAGCCTTTATTAACCCAAATAAAAGAATGGCAGTTTATAAAAAATAATAATCAATTAATTTTGGAAGTTATTTTCTCGGATTCGACATTCTATACCTCACACTTTCCATTACCCAAAACAAAGGAACAGCCATGA
- the comGE gene encoding competence type IV pilus minor pilin ComGE — protein sequence MNWINGFSLVESMVSLLLFSLICSFLLPLSITIFQRIEQEKGLSELHQKLFEHSELLLHDSIPINFNDNQIKSYQEKGGIQICAKNKRTEKCIL from the coding sequence TTGAACTGGATTAATGGATTTTCTTTAGTTGAAAGTATGGTTTCTCTCTTGTTATTCTCCTTAATTTGCAGCTTTTTACTACCTCTCTCTATAACTATATTTCAAAGAATAGAGCAAGAAAAAGGATTAAGTGAGCTCCATCAAAAGCTGTTTGAGCATAGTGAATTATTACTACATGATAGTATCCCCATCAATTTTAATGATAATCAAATAAAAAGTTATCAAGAAAAAGGAGGCATTCAAATTTGTGCAAAAAATAAACGGACAGAAAAATGTATATTATAA
- the comGD gene encoding competence type IV pilus minor pilin ComGD → MKTNAFTLLEMLLVLSISLTMVTLTIFPISNTISTLTEKQLLEEMKATIYYAQLYAITSGQETMITFSPPENQLTAATINNSLITVSFSNSLKLNQSRSEKFRFSGLDGSINRFTTVRFIGKAKNYKLIFQIGKGRFRIELD, encoded by the coding sequence ATGAAAACTAACGCTTTTACATTATTAGAAATGTTACTAGTCTTATCTATTAGCCTTACTATGGTAACCCTAACTATCTTCCCGATATCAAATACCATTTCAACACTTACCGAAAAACAATTATTAGAAGAAATGAAAGCTACTATATATTATGCCCAGCTATATGCGATTACAAGTGGCCAAGAGACGATGATTACTTTTTCGCCCCCTGAAAATCAATTAACAGCTGCTACAATAAATAATTCCCTTATCACTGTCTCATTTTCTAATTCACTAAAATTAAATCAGAGTAGATCAGAAAAATTTCGTTTCTCAGGTTTGGACGGTTCTATCAATCGTTTTACTACCGTTCGCTTTATTGGTAAAGCTAAAAACTACAAATTAATATTTCAAATTGGAAAGGGGCGCTTTAGAATTGAACTGGATTAA
- the comGC gene encoding competence type IV pilus major pilin ComGC has product MFKRKIDWRDERGFTLVEMLIVLLVVSVLLLLTIPNIVSQSKSINNKGCEAFVSMVQGQVQSYQLEKNAMPSVSDLVSGGYLKANQKSCPNGNSITIDRSGNVSENK; this is encoded by the coding sequence ATGTTTAAAAGAAAAATAGATTGGCGTGATGAACGTGGTTTTACTTTAGTGGAAATGCTTATTGTTTTATTAGTTGTTAGTGTTTTATTGTTATTAACCATTCCAAATATCGTTTCACAAAGTAAATCTATTAATAACAAAGGCTGTGAGGCATTTGTTTCGATGGTTCAAGGTCAAGTTCAATCTTATCAACTAGAAAAAAATGCAATGCCCTCAGTTAGTGATTTAGTAAGTGGTGGTTACTTAAAAGCTAATCAAAAATCATGTCCTAATGGAAATAGCATTACAATCGATAGATCAGGAAATGTTTCCGAAAACAAATGA
- the comGB gene encoding competence type IV pilus assembly protein ComGB: protein MAFFKRINWKDDGEFLIRTASLLDKGFSLEATISYLTITSPKEHTRYEKIIASLSLGNSFAHSLQQNGFPEFICSQLHYATSHGFFIQTVRETGLHMQRKAEEQTALKKAFQYPLVLFSTVILVFFLLRIFLLPKFELLFAQLSSNGSMESSFTYFLLEKVPIILGAFLLLLFLSIRFFIKKQKQKNAYQRAYFYCRIPYICQFSRIHYSQVFSREMGYLLKSGLSITHIMQLFESKSSPQFFQVIAKRILSSLEEGFPLTKALAQMPIFEKELYYIIAHREKNGRLAEELLFYYNLCHQKALLKTEKLFSFIQPVVFIIIGILIISIYLSILYPMFSMVNQI, encoded by the coding sequence ATGGCTTTTTTTAAAAGGATTAACTGGAAAGATGATGGCGAGTTTTTAATCAGAACCGCTAGTTTACTCGATAAAGGATTTTCTCTCGAAGCTACAATTAGCTATTTGACCATCACTTCTCCAAAAGAACATACTCGTTATGAAAAAATTATTGCCTCTCTCTCGCTCGGGAATTCCTTTGCTCATTCACTTCAACAAAATGGTTTTCCGGAGTTTATATGTTCTCAACTTCACTATGCCACGAGTCACGGCTTTTTCATTCAAACAGTTCGAGAAACCGGCCTTCATATGCAGCGAAAAGCAGAGGAACAAACTGCTTTAAAAAAAGCTTTCCAATACCCTCTCGTATTGTTCTCTACCGTTATTTTAGTTTTCTTTTTACTACGAATCTTTCTACTTCCCAAGTTCGAGCTTTTATTCGCGCAATTATCTAGTAATGGTTCAATGGAATCAAGCTTCACTTATTTTTTACTAGAAAAAGTCCCAATTATTTTAGGAGCCTTCTTGCTTTTGCTTTTTTTAAGCATCCGTTTCTTTATCAAAAAGCAAAAGCAAAAAAATGCTTATCAACGGGCTTATTTTTATTGTCGCATTCCTTATATATGTCAATTTTCACGAATTCATTATTCACAGGTTTTTTCGCGTGAAATGGGCTATCTTTTAAAAAGCGGATTGTCTATTACTCATATTATGCAATTATTCGAAAGTAAGTCTTCCCCACAATTTTTCCAGGTAATTGCAAAACGAATTCTCTCCTCCCTTGAGGAAGGTTTCCCTTTAACAAAAGCCTTAGCACAAATGCCTATTTTTGAAAAAGAACTTTATTATATTATTGCTCATAGAGAAAAGAATGGACGTTTAGCCGAAGAATTACTATTTTACTACAATCTTTGTCACCAAAAAGCTTTACTAAAAACAGAAAAATTATTCTCTTTTATTCAACCTGTCGTATTTATTATTATTGGTATTTTAATCATATCCATTTATCTCTCTATTTTATATCCAATGTTTTCGATGGTAAATCAAATTTAA